The following are from one region of the Mycolicibacterium diernhoferi genome:
- the rpsI gene encoding 30S ribosomal protein S9 → MAEVVETPEGEVTFEETVVEEAAPREPVYIDRPIQTVGRRKEAVVRVRLVPGTGKFHLDGRSLEAYFPNKVHQQLIKAPLVTVDRVDSFDIYAHLDGGGPSGQAGALRLAIARALILVQPEDRPALKKAGFLTRDPRAIERKKYGLKKARKAPQYSKR, encoded by the coding sequence GTGGCCGAGGTCGTCGAGACCCCCGAGGGTGAGGTCACCTTCGAGGAGACCGTCGTCGAGGAAGCCGCTCCGCGTGAGCCGGTCTACATCGACCGCCCGATCCAGACCGTCGGCCGCCGCAAGGAAGCCGTCGTCCGGGTCCGCCTGGTGCCCGGCACCGGCAAGTTCCACCTGGACGGCCGTTCGTTGGAGGCCTACTTCCCGAACAAGGTGCACCAGCAGCTGATCAAGGCTCCGCTGGTGACCGTGGACCGGGTGGACAGCTTCGACATCTACGCCCACCTCGATGGTGGCGGCCCGTCCGGGCAGGCCGGCGCGCTGCGCCTGGCCATCGCGCGTGCACTGATCCTGGTGCAGCCCGAGGACCGTCCGGCCCTGAAGAAGGCCGGCTTCCTGACCCGCGACCCGCGTGCCATCGAGCGCAAGAAGTACGGCCTCAAGAAGGCCCGTAAGGCTCCGCAGTACAGCAAGCGCTGA
- the rplM gene encoding 50S ribosomal protein L13 has product MPTYTPKAGDTTRSWYVIDAQDVVLGRLAVEAAKLLRGKHKPTFTPNVDGGDFVIVINAEKIAVSGDKLTNKFAYSHSGYPGGLRKRSIGELLEKHPTRVVENAIIGMLPHTKLSRQVQKKLKVYAGPDHPHAAQQPIPFEIKQVAQ; this is encoded by the coding sequence GTGCCTACTTACACGCCGAAGGCGGGTGACACCACGCGTTCGTGGTACGTCATCGACGCCCAAGACGTGGTGCTCGGCCGTCTCGCCGTCGAAGCAGCCAAGCTGCTCCGCGGCAAGCACAAGCCGACATTCACGCCCAACGTCGACGGTGGCGACTTCGTCATCGTCATCAATGCCGAGAAGATCGCCGTCAGCGGCGACAAGCTCACCAACAAGTTCGCTTACAGCCACTCGGGTTACCCCGGCGGCCTGCGCAAGCGCTCCATCGGTGAACTGCTGGAGAAGCACCCCACCCGGGTCGTGGAGAACGCGATCATCGGGATGCTGCCGCACACCAAGCTGAGCCGCCAGGTTCAGAAGAAGCTGAAGGTGTACGCCGGCCCGGATCATCCGCACGCCGCGCAGCAGCCGATTCCGTTCGAGATCAAGCAGGTGGCGCAATGA
- a CDS encoding DEAD/DEAH box helicase — protein sequence MSTFADLGLPEAVVTTLAASGIESPFPIQSATLPDSLAGRDVLGRGRTGSGKTYAFLLPVVTRLAASAAPRRSGKPRALILAPTRELATQIDASLAPLAKATNLRSATIFGGVSAGPQIQKLRDGVDIVIACPGRLEDHVKSGHADLSAVEVTVLDEADHMADLGFLPPVKRLLDRTPRNCQRLLFSATLDNGIDVLVDRYLHNPIVHSVDSEQSPVSAMVHHVLHVDGSARFEVLADLAASPGRTIVFARTKYGAKGLARKLNSRGVPAVELHGNLSQNARTRNLGAFSDGSAAVLVATDIAARGIHVDDVNLVVHADPPVEHKAYLHRSGRTARAGNDGTVVTLMLDDQVADVRVLTRKAGVKPTITKFAGTSHPVLQEIAPGERSFSGGLVQETPADQPARTSQQPGRRRRPQRSSGGSGHSGGGHAQGGHSGGGQAGGRGRPRRSGSGAARTGTR from the coding sequence TTGTCTACCTTTGCCGACCTCGGCTTGCCCGAGGCCGTTGTCACCACGCTCGCCGCCAGTGGCATCGAGTCCCCCTTCCCCATCCAGTCCGCGACGCTGCCCGATTCGCTGGCCGGCCGTGACGTGCTCGGCCGCGGCCGCACCGGGTCCGGCAAGACCTACGCGTTCCTGCTGCCCGTCGTCACTCGCCTGGCAGCGTCTGCCGCCCCGCGGCGTTCCGGCAAGCCCCGCGCGCTGATCCTGGCCCCGACCCGGGAGCTGGCCACCCAGATCGACGCCTCGCTCGCACCGCTGGCCAAGGCCACCAACCTGCGTTCGGCCACCATCTTCGGCGGCGTCAGCGCCGGACCCCAGATCCAGAAGCTGCGCGACGGCGTCGACATCGTCATCGCCTGCCCCGGCCGGCTGGAAGATCACGTCAAGTCCGGTCATGCCGACCTGTCCGCGGTGGAGGTCACCGTGCTCGACGAGGCCGACCACATGGCCGACCTGGGCTTCCTGCCGCCGGTGAAGCGCCTGCTGGACCGCACCCCGCGCAACTGCCAGCGGCTGCTGTTCTCGGCCACCCTGGACAACGGCATCGACGTCCTGGTCGACCGCTACCTGCACAACCCGATCGTGCACAGCGTGGACTCCGAGCAGTCCCCGGTCTCGGCCATGGTGCACCACGTCCTGCACGTGGACGGCTCGGCCCGCTTCGAGGTGCTGGCCGATCTGGCCGCCTCCCCCGGTCGCACCATCGTGTTCGCGCGCACCAAGTACGGCGCCAAAGGCCTTGCCCGCAAGCTGAACTCGCGTGGCGTCCCGGCAGTCGAACTGCACGGCAACCTCTCCCAGAACGCCCGCACGCGTAACCTCGGTGCGTTCTCCGACGGGTCGGCCGCGGTGCTGGTGGCCACCGACATCGCTGCGCGCGGCATCCACGTCGATGACGTCAACCTGGTGGTACACGCCGATCCGCCGGTCGAGCACAAGGCCTACCTGCACCGGTCCGGGCGTACCGCCCGCGCCGGCAACGACGGCACGGTGGTGACCCTGATGCTCGACGATCAGGTCGCCGACGTGCGGGTGCTGACCCGCAAGGCCGGCGTGAAGCCGACCATCACCAAGTTCGCCGGCACATCGCACCCGGTGCTGCAGGAGATCGCCCCCGGCGAGCGCTCGTTCAGCGGGGGCCTGGTGCAGGAGACCCCGGCCGACCAGCCGGCGCGTACCTCGCAGCAGCCCGGACGCCGCCGCCGGCCGCAGCGCAGTTCGGGCGGGTCCGGCCATTCCGGTGGCGGACACGCCCAGGGCGGCCACTCCGGCGGCGGCCAGGCCGGTGGGCGTGGACGTCCGCGCCGCAGCGGCTCGGGTGCCGCACGCACCGGCACCCGCTGA
- a CDS encoding histidine phosphatase family protein yields MTAIGRATAALLLTVALALVSAPIAAAELRDITLTLVRHAQSAGNASGLIDSSTPGPALTDLGRREAEASTAALRGKGNSYDGVYASTMIRTQQTAQPMAAALREPIVVLPGLREIEAGDYEGLPEADAATTYAAAPLRWLSGDRAARIPGSIDGNEFDARYDEAVQAIYDSGDSNAVAYSHGAATMMWVAMNVRGVDPGTFLTAPMQNTGYFVIRGNPVDGWELVASRMSP; encoded by the coding sequence ATTACCGCAATCGGGCGGGCGACCGCGGCCCTGCTGCTGACCGTCGCGCTGGCGCTGGTGTCGGCGCCGATCGCGGCGGCCGAGCTCCGCGACATCACCCTGACCCTGGTGCGGCACGCGCAGTCCGCCGGCAACGCCTCGGGTCTGATCGACAGCTCCACCCCGGGCCCCGCACTCACCGACCTCGGCCGCCGGGAAGCCGAGGCCAGCACCGCCGCACTGCGCGGCAAGGGCAACAGCTACGACGGTGTCTACGCGTCGACCATGATCCGCACCCAGCAGACCGCCCAACCGATGGCCGCCGCGCTGCGGGAACCGATCGTGGTGCTGCCCGGGCTCCGCGAAATCGAGGCCGGGGACTACGAGGGCCTGCCGGAGGCCGACGCCGCCACCACCTACGCCGCCGCGCCGCTGCGGTGGCTGAGCGGTGACCGCGCCGCACGCATCCCCGGGTCCATCGACGGCAACGAGTTCGATGCCCGCTACGACGAGGCCGTCCAGGCCATCTACGACAGCGGGGACAGCAACGCGGTCGCCTACTCGCACGGGGCCGCCACCATGATGTGGGTGGCCATGAACGTGCGCGGTGTGGACCCCGGCACGTTCCTCACCGCGCCGATGCAGAACACCGGATACTTCGTCATTCGCGGCAATCCGGTCGACGGCTGGGAACTGGTCGCCAGCCGGATGAGCCCCTGA
- a CDS encoding LLM class F420-dependent oxidoreductase has translation MRTGIFMSYAGGFKQAVEQVVELEKVGADIALVAEAYSYDAISQLGYLAAKTSTIELGSGVVPIYVRTPTLLAMTAAGLDYVSDGRFRLGIGTSGPQVMEGFHGVPFDAPLGRTREVVDICRQVWRREKVNYEGKHYQIPLPADRGTGLGKPLRLINHPVREDIPITIAALGPKNVELTAEIAQGWQPVFFYPEKADEVWGDALRAGYAKRDPALGPLDIMVSASLAIGEDLDDRLAWAKPQLALYIGGMGARGKNFYHNLATRYGFGEVADHIQDLFLSGKKSEAIAAVPDELVRQVSLVGPRGFVQERLAAYKEAGVTTMLVHPLATDDAEAIRFTEELVSLTGDL, from the coding sequence ATGCGGACAGGCATCTTCATGAGCTACGCGGGCGGGTTCAAACAGGCGGTCGAGCAGGTCGTCGAACTGGAGAAGGTCGGCGCCGATATCGCGTTGGTCGCCGAGGCGTACTCCTATGACGCCATCAGCCAACTCGGATACCTGGCCGCCAAGACGTCGACCATCGAGCTCGGATCCGGTGTGGTGCCGATCTACGTGCGCACCCCCACCCTGCTGGCGATGACGGCGGCCGGGCTGGACTACGTCTCCGACGGTCGCTTCCGGCTCGGTATCGGCACCTCCGGCCCGCAGGTCATGGAGGGCTTCCACGGGGTGCCGTTCGACGCCCCGCTGGGCCGCACCCGCGAGGTGGTGGACATCTGCCGCCAGGTGTGGCGCCGCGAGAAGGTGAACTACGAGGGCAAGCACTACCAGATCCCGCTGCCCGCCGACCGCGGCACCGGCCTCGGCAAACCGCTGCGCCTCATCAATCATCCAGTGCGGGAGGACATCCCGATCACCATCGCTGCGCTGGGACCGAAGAACGTCGAGCTGACCGCCGAGATCGCACAGGGCTGGCAGCCGGTGTTCTTCTACCCGGAGAAGGCCGACGAGGTGTGGGGCGATGCGCTGCGCGCGGGCTACGCCAAGCGCGACCCGGCCCTGGGACCGCTGGACATCATGGTCAGCGCCAGCCTTGCCATCGGCGAGGATCTCGATGACAGGTTGGCCTGGGCCAAACCCCAATTGGCGCTCTACATCGGCGGCATGGGCGCACGCGGCAAGAACTTCTACCACAACCTCGCCACCCGGTACGGATTCGGCGAGGTGGCCGATCACATCCAGGACCTGTTCCTGTCCGGCAAGAAATCCGAAGCCATCGCCGCGGTGCCCGACGAGTTGGTCCGGCAGGTGTCACTGGTCGGTCCGCGTGGCTTCGTCCAGGAGCGACTGGCGGCCTACAAGGAGGCCGGCGTGACCACCATGCTGGTGCACCCACTGGCCACCGACGATGCCGAGGCCATTCGGTTCACCGAGGAATTGGTGTCGCTGACCGGCGACCTGTAG
- the eutC gene encoding ethanolamine ammonia-lyase subunit EutC, with translation MTAQDPAVREFWDDLRKTTQARIGLGRAGTALPTREVLELAAAHAAARDAVHIPLDVQEICGAVRSVGIGEPVAVTSRATSRDEYLRRPDLGRVPAEDMEVPHSPADIGFVLADGLSPTALSHHGAALLGALVEQLRDRYTLAPPVIATQARVALGDHIAARQGVRTVAVIIGERPGLSVADSLGIYLTHLPRPGCTDADRNCISNIHPPDGLGYAEAARVAAGLVGGAVALGRSGVGLKDTSRLELGAQPTVDGEIA, from the coding sequence ATGACCGCGCAGGATCCCGCGGTCCGGGAGTTCTGGGACGACCTGCGCAAAACCACCCAGGCCCGGATCGGCTTGGGCCGGGCCGGAACGGCGCTGCCCACCCGCGAGGTCCTGGAACTGGCGGCCGCGCACGCCGCGGCCCGCGACGCCGTGCACATCCCGCTGGATGTGCAGGAGATCTGCGGAGCTGTTCGTTCGGTCGGGATCGGCGAACCGGTGGCCGTGACCAGCCGCGCCACCTCCCGCGACGAATACCTGCGCCGCCCCGACCTGGGCCGGGTGCCGGCCGAGGACATGGAGGTGCCGCACAGCCCGGCCGATATCGGCTTCGTGCTGGCCGACGGGCTGTCGCCGACGGCGCTGAGCCATCACGGCGCCGCGCTGCTGGGCGCGTTGGTCGAGCAGCTTCGCGACCGGTACACCCTGGCGCCCCCGGTCATCGCCACCCAGGCCCGCGTCGCATTGGGCGATCACATCGCCGCCCGGCAGGGGGTGCGCACCGTGGCGGTGATCATCGGGGAACGCCCCGGTCTGAGCGTCGCCGACAGCCTCGGCATCTATCTCACGCACCTGCCCCGGCCGGGGTGCACCGACGCCGACCGCAACTGCATCTCCAACATCCATCCACCCGACGGGCTGGGCTACGCCGAGGCGGCCCGGGTGGCGGCCGGGCTGGTCGGTGGGGCGGTGGCACTCGGCCGCTCGGGCGTCGGCCTCAAGGACACCTCGCGCCTGGAACTGGGCGCCCAACCTACGGTGGACGGGGAAATCGCCTGA
- a CDS encoding type VII secretion target → MGFIDAARVDVAAVLDAAHRYDTAAGMLDGAVQRCVTALVFGGARAGREYNAEGEDVRRAVDRAVVALREWSRSCRDVAAQLRVSAAEYEQVDDRAARRIG, encoded by the coding sequence ATGGGATTCATCGACGCTGCCCGGGTGGATGTCGCCGCCGTCCTCGACGCCGCGCACCGCTACGACACCGCGGCCGGGATGCTGGACGGTGCGGTGCAACGATGCGTGACCGCGCTGGTCTTCGGGGGCGCGCGGGCCGGCCGCGAGTACAACGCCGAGGGTGAGGACGTGCGACGGGCCGTCGACCGGGCCGTCGTGGCCCTGCGCGAGTGGTCCCGCAGCTGCCGGGACGTGGCCGCCCAGCTGAGGGTGTCGGCGGCCGAGTATGAACAGGTCGACGACCGCGCCGCGCGCCGGATCGGGTGA
- the glmM gene encoding phosphoglucosamine mutase, protein MARLFGTDGVRGVANRDLTAELAVALGSAAARRLTSAGTARRRIAVVGRDPRASGEMLEAAVIAGITSEGIDALRVGVLPTPAVAYLTNAYDADFGVMISASHNPMPDNGIKIFGPGGHKLDDATEDRIEELLNSGPGTRPVGAGIGRVVDAEDALDRYLRHAAKAVTARLDGIKVVVDCANGAASVAAPLAYRAAGAEVITLHADPDGLNINDRCGSTHMEVLQEAVLAHGADLGLAHDGDADRCLAVDATGALIDGDAIMVMMALAMQEAGELASNTLVATVMSNLGLHLAMRAAGIEVRTTAVGDRYVLEELRAGEFSLGGEQSGHIVLPSFGTTGDGIVTGLRVMSRMAQTGVSLAALCEPMHTLPQVLINVAVADKATVAEAVSVRAAVAEAEAELGDTGRILLRPSGTEQVVRVMVEAADEVTARQLAARVAESVSRQG, encoded by the coding sequence ATGGCTCGACTGTTCGGCACCGACGGCGTGCGCGGAGTCGCCAATCGCGATCTGACCGCAGAGTTGGCGGTGGCCCTCGGTTCGGCCGCCGCCCGACGGTTGACGTCGGCCGGGACCGCCCGGCGCCGGATCGCCGTGGTGGGACGCGACCCGCGGGCCAGCGGCGAGATGCTGGAGGCGGCGGTCATCGCCGGAATCACCAGCGAGGGCATCGACGCACTGCGGGTCGGTGTGCTGCCCACCCCCGCGGTGGCCTATCTGACCAATGCGTATGACGCCGACTTCGGCGTGATGATCTCCGCATCGCACAATCCGATGCCTGACAACGGCATCAAGATCTTCGGCCCCGGCGGGCACAAGCTGGATGACGCCACCGAGGACCGCATCGAGGAACTCCTGAACTCCGGGCCGGGGACACGCCCGGTGGGCGCCGGCATCGGGCGCGTGGTCGACGCCGAGGACGCTCTGGACCGGTATCTGCGCCACGCCGCCAAGGCCGTCACCGCCCGGCTGGACGGCATCAAGGTCGTGGTGGACTGCGCGAACGGCGCAGCCTCGGTGGCCGCGCCGCTGGCCTACCGCGCGGCCGGCGCCGAGGTGATCACGCTGCACGCCGACCCGGACGGTCTCAACATCAACGACCGCTGCGGATCCACCCACATGGAGGTCCTGCAGGAGGCCGTGTTGGCGCACGGTGCCGACCTCGGGCTGGCCCACGACGGCGACGCCGACCGATGCCTGGCCGTCGACGCCACCGGTGCCCTCATCGACGGCGACGCCATCATGGTGATGATGGCGCTGGCCATGCAGGAGGCCGGTGAACTGGCTTCCAACACCCTGGTCGCCACCGTGATGAGCAACCTCGGCCTGCACCTGGCGATGCGCGCAGCCGGGATCGAGGTGCGCACCACCGCCGTCGGCGACCGCTATGTGCTCGAAGAACTGCGGGCCGGGGAATTCTCGCTGGGCGGTGAGCAGTCCGGCCACATCGTGCTGCCGAGCTTCGGCACCACCGGCGACGGGATCGTGACCGGCCTGCGGGTGATGTCGCGAATGGCCCAGACCGGGGTATCGCTGGCCGCGCTGTGTGAGCCGATGCACACCCTGCCCCAGGTGTTGATCAATGTGGCGGTTGCCGACAAGGCCACCGTCGCAGAAGCCGTTTCGGTGCGTGCGGCGGTCGCCGAGGCCGAGGCCGAGCTCGGGGACACCGGCCGGATTCTGTTGCGGCCGTCGGGAACCGAGCAGGTGGTACGGGTGATGGTGGAGGCTGCCGACGAGGTCACCGCGCGCCAGCTCGCGGCCCGGGTGGCCGAATCGGTCAGCCGGCAGGGCTAG